One Streptomyces sp. NBC_00554 DNA segment encodes these proteins:
- a CDS encoding RICIN domain-containing protein, producing MTSRRTSLRLALSTGIAALMLIIAGTLSPASAATGTWMYMNDLGQPCLTSSTASSNIWVQYSCSGNGATTWHWGSETNSWQGHTMRRLVSNASGDCLTTDYGAETNDVYGAPCGGGRTGQFWTADDDQIQNQNTNYLRTSDSGDGVFTSPKSVIADYGINETRFVWWGFLL from the coding sequence ATGACATCTCGAAGAACCTCGCTGAGGCTGGCCCTGTCCACGGGAATCGCCGCCTTGATGCTGATCATCGCCGGCACTCTGTCACCCGCCTCGGCGGCGACGGGCACCTGGATGTACATGAACGACTTGGGGCAGCCCTGCCTCACCTCGTCGACCGCAAGCAGCAACATCTGGGTGCAGTACAGCTGTTCGGGTAATGGCGCTACGACCTGGCACTGGGGCTCGGAGACGAACTCCTGGCAGGGGCACACGATGCGCCGACTGGTCAGCAACGCCAGCGGCGACTGCCTCACGACGGACTACGGGGCTGAAACGAACGACGTTTACGGGGCCCCCTGTGGAGGCGGCCGCACCGGACAGTTCTGGACCGCCGACGACGACCAGATCCAGAACCAGAACACGAACTACCTCCGCACCTCCGACAGCGGCGACGGCGTCTTCACCAGCCCGAAAAGCGTGATCGCCGACTACGGCATCAACGAGACCCGGTTCGTCTGGTGGGGTTTCCTCCTCTGA